A window of the Podospora bellae-mahoneyi strain CBS 112042 chromosome 6, whole genome shotgun sequence genome harbors these coding sequences:
- a CDS encoding hypothetical protein (EggNog:ENOG503PWVB), whose protein sequence is MEETFMVQYCCGFDECNPLGIPYDKKRNIMIGGHTRRDSSLPFGISARSSGNGGLYLQFKNGTIIPPKEVGYPPESLAARAKKMNRRCEGYEQDSYTPSGQPYYKTFETELVGSTIAPSNEDRTIEVRHSRSVEVRTTFSVSVGDPLGIVSASVGFEFATTETQEITYPLLVPAGVSGTAGFTPVYICTSGTLRDCDGNTTNEEESCTAWLNDNGDIQGDWQVVES, encoded by the coding sequence atggaggagaccTTCATGGTCCAGTACTGCTGCGGCTTCGACGAGTGCAACCCTCTCGGAATCCCCTATGACAAGAAGAGGAACATCATGATTGGCGGCCACACCCGGCGCGATTCTTCACTCCCCTTCGGGATCTCTGCTCGAAGCTCGGGTAACGGTGGGCTGTACTTGCAGTTCAAAAACGGCACCATCATCCCTCCCAAGGAGGTCGGATACCCCCCCGAATCCCTTGCTGCCCGGGCCAAGAAGATGAACCGCCGCTGCGAAGGGTATGAGCAAGACTCCTATACCCCGAGTGGACAGCCTTACTACAAGACTTTTGAGACGGAACTTGTTGGTAGCACCATCGCCCCCTCGAACGAAGACCGGACCATTGAGGTGAGGCATTCTCGCTCAGTTGAAGTCCGCACGACTTTCTCTGTGTCTGTCGGTGACCCGCTTGGAATTGTGTCGGCTTCGGTCGGGTTCGAATTCGCCACGACTGAGACGCAGGAGATCACTTACCCGCTGTTGGTTCCTGCTGGAGTGAGCGGGACGGCTGGCTTCACGCCCGTGTACATTTGCACCAGCGGAACCTTGAGAGATTGTGATGGCAACACTACGAACGAGGAAGAGAGTTGCACGGCTTGGTTAAATGACAACGGAGATATCCAGGGGGATTGGCAGGTTGTGGAGTCTTGA
- a CDS encoding hypothetical protein (EggNog:ENOG503NX3X; COG:E) has product MSNPLGFGNRKFSINRNTGVPRPARRFSNTEPGINEASSKVHRQFRAAHEGHLPHAGLDATRASTGVVWCTERAAEHGFLDEPDKWANLGQGAPEVEDDIEGCFPRPKTIDISLGSREYGPTAGIKPLREAVANLYNAMHRQGKTSQYTWENVAIVPGGRAGLIRIAAVLNNAYVGFFIPDYTAYNEMLSLFKNFAAIPVPLSEEDGYHIHPDKIAEEIARGTSVIITSNPRNPTGLVVANPELAEIQDICRERATLVSDEFYSGYNYTSNCDGTSISAAENVIDVDEDDVLIIDGLTKRFRLPGWRVAWILGPKEFIKAIGSCGSYLDGGTNVPFQEAAIPMLEPSLVKKEMQALQQHFKEKRDYVVERLRGMGFTIRHVPDSTFYIWLNLEGLPGPISDGLNFFQACLEEKVIVVPGIFFDLNPARRRDLFDSPCHHFVRFSYGPKMDVLKMGCDGIERVVNKFKKLVSHPNYK; this is encoded by the exons atgtcTAACCCTTTAGGTTTTGGGAACCGAAAGTTCTCTATCAATAGGAACACGGGCGTTCCTAGACCTGCCCGCCGTTTCTCCAATACCGAGCCTGGTATCAACG AGGCCAGTTCCAAGGTCCACAGGCAGTTTCGTGCTGCTCATGAgggccatcttcctcatgcCGGTCTGGATGCCACCAGGGCTTCTACcggtgttgtttggtgtACCGAGCGAGCAGCCGAGCATGGCTTCCTCGATGAGCCTGACAAATGGGCAAACCTAGGCC AGGGTGCCCCTGAAGTGGAAGATGACAttgaaggctgcttcccCCGGCCCAAGACCATTGACATCAGCCTAGGCAGCCGTGAATACGGCCCAACTGCCGGAATCAAGCCTCTCCGTGAAGCCGTAGCCAACCTCTACAACGCGATGCACCGCCAGGGCAAAACCAGCCAATACACCTGGGAGAACGTCGCCATCGTCCCCGGCGGCCGTGCTGGTCTCATTCGGATTGCCGCCGTTCTGAACAACGCCTACGTcggcttcttcatccccgACTACACCGCCTACAACGAAAtgctctccctcttcaagAACTTCGCCGCCATTCCCGTTCCCTTGTCCGAGGAAGACGGCTACCACATCCACCCCGACAAGATCGCCGAGGAGATCGCCCGCGGCACctccgtcatcatcacctccaacccccgcAATCCAACCGGCCTCGTCGTCGCCAACCCGGAGCTCGCCGAAATCCAAGACATTTGCCGTGAACGCGCCACCCTCGTCAGCGACGAGTTCTACTCTGGGTACAACTACACTTCCAACTGCGACGgaacctccatctccgccgccgagaacgtAATCGACgtcgacgaagacgacgtgCTCATCATCGACGGCCTGACCAAGCGGTTCCGCCTCCCAGGCTGGCGTGTCGCTTGGATCCTCGGCCCAAAGGAATTCATCAAAGCCATCGGCTCCTGCGGTTCCTACCTCGACGGCGGCACCAACGTCCCCTTCCAGGAGGCCGCCATCCCCATGCTCGAGCCGTCTCtcgtcaagaaggagatgcAGGCTCTTCAGCAACACTTCAAGGAGAAGCGTGACTATGTCGTCGAGCGCCTCCGCGGGATGGGATTTACTATCCGCCACGTGCCTGATTCCACGTTCTACATCTGGCTGAACCTCGAGGGGCTGCCCGGCCCGATCTCGGACGGGCTGAACTTTTTCCAGGCGTGTctcgaggagaaggtgattGTTGTTCCGGGGATCTTCTTTGACTTGAAcccggcgaggaggagggatttgtTTGACAGCCCGTGTCATCATTTTGTGCGGTTTTCGTACGGGCCCAAGATGGACGTGCTGAAGATGGGGTGTGATGGGAtcgagagggtggtgaacaAGTTTAAGAAGTTGGTTAGCCACCCCAACTATAAGTAA
- the ALG2 gene encoding Alpha-1,3-mannosyltransferase-like protein (COG:M; EggNog:ENOG503NW8K; BUSCO:EOG09263L52; CAZy:GT4) → MAKGTKDETRDGKVGEKKQKTIVFLHPDLGIGGAERLVVDAAVGLQKRGCKVVIFTSHCDPGHCFDEARDGTLDVRVRGNTVIPPSILGRFSILCAILRQVHLILSITLFTSELSKINPSGFFIDQLSACVPLLSLLRPQTPIFFYCHFPDLLLVQNRNSSLFKRLYRIPFDALEQWSMGFATSTAVNSNFTKSVVAKTWPGYPADQLKIVYPCINTSLPSSSSPDEETQPIKWGQSEKSIILSINRFERKKNIALAIQAFALLPAPARQKSKLVIAGGYDARVHENVSYHADLVSLCETLGLKSATVKTVVSALNSSIEDVDVLFLLSVPNALKEILLKSAKLLVYTPREEHFGIVPLEAMLRGVPVLAADSGGPLETVVEGRTGWLRAGEPELWREVMGRVVERMGEGELREMGEEGKKRVRENFAETEMARQLEGVFEEMEGADAKGAGALGLVLVVMAGITGAIGVGVGLWLVRTPAVKL, encoded by the exons ATGGCGAAGGGAACGAAAGATGAAACAAGGGATGGGAAAGTGGGAGAGAAAAAGCAGAAAACGATTGTCTTTCTACATCCAGACCTCGGGATAGGCGGCGCCGAGAGGTTGGTTGTCGATGCGGCGGTTGGGCTGCAGAAGAGAGGGTGCAAGGTGGTGATTTTTACTAGCCATTGCGATCCAGGGCATTGTTTTGATGAGGCTAGGGATG GAACCCTCGACGTCCGCGTAAGAGGCAACACCGtcatccccccttccatcctcggccgcttctccatcctctgcGCCATCCTCCGCCAGGTCCACCTCATCTTGTCTATTACTCTCTTCACCTCGGAACTCTCCAAGATAAACCCTTCGGGCTTCTTCATCGACCAGCTCTCCGCCTGCgtacccctcctctccctcttgcGGCCACAGACACCGATATTCTTCTACTGCCACTTCCCCGATTTGCTCCTCGTCCAAAACCGAAACTCGTCGCTGTTCAAGAGACTGTATCGGATCCCGTTTGATGCGTTGGAGCAATGGTCCATGGGCTTTGCGACCTCGACGGCGGTCAACTCGAATTTCACAAAGTCGGTCGTTGCGAAGACTTGGCCGGGTTATCCAGCCGATCAGCTTAAAATAGTCTACCCCtgcatcaacacctccctcccctcctcctcctcccccgacgaAGAAACCCAACCGATTAAATGGGGGCAGTCGGAGAAGTCGATCATTTTGAGTATCAACCGCTTCGAACGCAAGAAAAACATCGCCCTTGCCATCCAAGCgttcgccctcctccccgctcCCGCCCGACAGAAATCAAAGCTTGTCATTGCCGGGGGTTATGACGCGAGGGTACACGAGAACGTCTCTTACCATGCTGATCTAGTCAGCCTGTGCGAGACTCTGGGGTTGAAGTCTGCCACTGTCAAAACGGTGGTCAGCGCGCTGAACTCGAGCATAGAGGATGTGGATGTCTTGTTTCTGCTGTCGGTGCCGAATGCGCTGAAGGAGATTCTGTTAAAGAGTGCAAAGTTGCTGGTTTATACGCCGAGGGAGGAGCACTTTGGGATTGTGCCGCTGGAGGCTATGCTGAGGGGGGTGCCGGTTTTGGCGGCGGATAGCGGGGGGCCGTTGGAgactgttgttgaggggaggACAGGGTGGTTGAGGGCTGGGGAGCCCGAGTTGTGGAGGGAGGTTATGGGGCGCGTTGTTGAgcggatgggggagggggagctgagggagatgggggaggaggggaagaaaagggtGAGGGAGAATTTTGCGGAGACGGAAATGGCGAGGCAGTTGGAGGGTGTGttcgaggagatggagggggcggatGCAAAAGGGGCGGGGGCTTTGGgattggtgttggtggtgatggcgggaaTTACGGGGGCGAtaggggtgggggttgggttgtggttggttaGGACACCAGCGGTGAAGTTGTGA
- a CDS encoding hypothetical protein (EggNog:ENOG503NTWD; COG:T) — MTSSQFSAMEPQQPHRPHHRPSYPQLHNLFHPLPPNIPHRTASSTPVSSPGLFSPNQPRPNMSLPQSQVGSESTTPGGLNSPYLHPLQSHKVRETHKANVEHDETTGRKYVNNYEIIEELGRGMHGKVKLARNIETQDYVAIKIIPRFSKKRRLGKVTAMSTQDKSKKEIAILKKIRHPNVVALLEIIDDPVLKKIYMVLEHVELGEVVWRKKGLPHICAFERRRVEREQRGEKPTPEEEHYEHILEQRQALKNAKRARQHSRSQANPADYWSLEYGVDEDDMEYFPQSLGKDMPEGYAGHVPSSPDSFGGSKLTSRAPSGTRLASLNVASRTGTPEPFDLETASMICNEDDLETPGAIRSNPMSATVLDGTMYGAYPDDPAFRGRSPSMADSIISHMSSIDYNRVHDPYVDDYSYVPCFTIEQARNTFRDTVLGLEYLHYEGVVHRDIKPANLLWTKDHRVKISDFGVSYFGRPVRDGEPDDAVSESEAHDFDDDLELAKTVGTPAFFAPELCYTDAYDDKPGAPQPKVTEQIDVWSLGVTLYCLIYARIPFLAEDEWQMFRKIATEEVYIPARRLAPVDPATKPDERSLYTRINRPPYRDDDVLQYEEVDRELVDLLRKMLTKNPEKRIRLRDVKRHPWVLHGIPNILAWLDDTDPSRRTSGRKIQVDEKEVARAVVPLTLLERARSAVKRAVGKVMHRQDRAESVSSRRRATSSAASSAGDSPITPHLREGRRKSIRPDDYFTNSTPQTQPQSEHPLTQSVVASPLNSPPTEPHREPTPRQVLELVTNNLTARDERWLASASASPYRSLPRHGPSRSVNNAFLSLTPGPGEIRTMPPTPLFDPATEDPSSALRKARDIRPITDDLGRARSVDRGLFASTDKRAEPKVSLSTAMAPGNMTCTQKPLTSRSVEVARDLDRERVAQSPILSALGGYHYPQPKSDPNIQRQRCAVELDERPQTAHRVEDLPEVKTPQQRQRRVSLLEPSPRTQFPLCQPTPPIAEVDPALIPCPPSPEDDVFHPEPLSRGETVVTMKSSSSASIGALTTPLTSPSEAASPVYGINSQPAKDATEHMLAFQSDPSLPALLSSTSSVSADLEGEFLGNPGVVGGHTVIDTTDTITPPAFSKEPALGFPLEDQTRKDIVNLRLDERARPASAMETSRGRQVSRNHHADHHQDDDSDSDEGLVMAKSKKRHPPRENQSVGRLIVTTRRRDTNASIGSTETAKKIIVDDE, encoded by the exons ATGACGTCCAGCCAGTTTTCCGCCATGGAACCTCAGCAGCCACACcgtccccatcaccgcccgTCGTATCCCCAACTTCACAACTTATTCCATCCCCTGCCGCCGAACATCCCACACCGGACTGCCAGTAGCACTCCCGTATCGTCGCCGGGACTCTTCAGTCCAAATCAGCCCCGCCCCAACATGTCACTCCCGCAGTCTCAGGTCGGCTCCGAGAGCACAACACCGGGCGGTCTGAATAGCCCCTATCTGCACCCGCTGCAGTCCCATAAAGTTCGAGA AACCCACAAGGCGAATGTCGAACACGATGAAACAACGGGCCGAAAGTATGTCAACAACTACGAAATCATTGAGGAGCTTGGCCGTGGCATGCacggcaaggtcaagctgGCGAGGAACATCGAGACACAGGACTATGTCGCCATCAAGATCATCCCACGCTTTTCCAAGAAGAGGCGGCTAGGAAAGGTCACCGCCATGTCGACTCAggacaagagcaagaaggaaatcgccatcctcaaaaaGATTCGGCACCCGAATGTCGTCGCCCTGCTCGAAATCATTGACGATCCCGTACTGAAGAAGATTTACATGGTCTTGGAGCACGTCGAACTCGGCGAGGTCGtatggaggaagaagggtcTACCGCATATCTGCGCATTCGAGCGCCGGCGCGTCGAGCGAGAGCAGCGCGGCGAGAAACCCAcgcctgaggaggagcattACGAACACATCTTGGAACAACGTCAGGCGTTGAAGAATGCGAAGCGGGCGAGACAGCACTCTCGATCACAAGCCAACCCAGCCGATTACTGGAGCCTCGAGTATGGTgttgacgaagacgacatgGAATATTTCCCACAATCACTCGGCAAGGACATGCCAGAAGGCTATGCTGGCCACGTGCCATCAAGCCCGGACTCCTTTGGTGGATCAAAATTGACGTCTCGAGCTCCTTCGGGAACTAGACTCGCTAGTCTGAACGTAGCATCTCGCACCGGAACCCCCGAGCCCTTCGACTTGGAAACGGCGTCGATGATTTGCAACGAGGACGATCTCGAGACACCGGGGGCGATCCGCTCCAACCCCATGTCAGCAACGGTACTCGACGGGACCATGTATGGCGCCTATCCAGACGATCCAGCCTTCCGTGGGCGATCACCGAGCATGGCCGATTCCATCATTTCGCACATGTCTTCGATTGACTATAACAGAGTACATGATCCCTACGTGGACGATTATTCCTACGTACCGTGCTTCACCATTGAGCAAGCGAGAAACACCTTCCGCGACACCGTTCTAGGCTTGGAGTATCTTCACTACGAGGGTGTCGTGCACCGAGACATCAAGCCGGCGAATCTGCTGTGGACCAAGGACCACCGTGTCAAGATTTCCGACTTTGGCGTTTCATACTTTGGCCGACCTGTCCGCGATGGTGAACCAGACGATGCGGTATCCGAGTCCGAAGCCCACGATttcgacgacgacctcgagCTTGCCAAGACGGTGGGCACACCCGCCTTCTTTGCGCCCGAGCTTTGCTACACAGATGCGTATGACGACAAGCCGGGAGCTCCGCAGCCCAAGGTGACGGAGCAGATTGATGTGTGGTCACTGGGTGTCACACTCTACTGCCTCATCTATGCTCGCATTCCATTCCTGGCCGAAGACGAATGGCAAATGTTCCGAAAGATTGCCACGGAAGAGGTCTACATTCCCGCTCGGCGACTCGCCCCAGTTGACCCAGCTACCAAGCCCGATGAGAGATCGCTATATACGAGAATCAACAGACCGCCATACCGTGATGACGATGTACTTCAatatgaggaggtggatcgGGAGCTTGTCGACTTGCTTAGGAAGATGCTCACCAAGAATCCCGAGAAGAGAATTCGCCTTCGTGATGTGAAACGGCATCCATGGGTGCTTCACGGCATTCCCAATATCCTGGCGTGGCTCGATGATACCGATCCGTCTCGACGCACATCTGGACGCAAAATTCAGGTTGACGAGAAGGAAGTAGCTCGTGCCGTGGTCCCCCTGACTTTGCTCGAGCGCGCCAGATCGGCTGTCAAGAGGGCTGTCGGAAAGGTGATGCATCGTCAAGACCGAGCGGAGAGCGTCTCTTCACGCAGGCGGGCTACGAGCAGCGCCGCAAGCTCTGCGGGCGACAGCCCAATCACACCCCATCTGCGAGAAGGACGTCGCAAAAGCATTCGTCCAGATGATTATTTCACCAACTCGACACCACAGACTCAGCCCCAGAGCGAGCACCCCTTAACGCAAAGCGTGGTGGCCAGTCCGCTTAACAGCCCCCCCACGGAGCCGCATCGCGAACCTACGCCCCGCCAGGTACTCGAGCTCGTGACTAATAACCTCACTGCTCGCGATGAACGGTGGCTTGcgtcggcctcggcctcaccTTACAGATCACTACCTCGTCATGGTCCCTCTCGATCTGTCAACAACGCCTTCCTCAGCCTTACCCCCGGGCCCGGTGAGATACGGACAATGCCGCCAACCCCCTTGTTTGATCCTGCGACCGAGGATCCCAGCAGCGCCTTGCGCAAAGCCCGGGACATCCGTCCCATTACCGACGATCTGGGCCGGGCAAGATCTGTGGATCGGGGGCTTTTCGCTAGCACCGATAAGCGCGCCGAACCAAAGGTCTCGTTGAGCACGGCTATGGCCCCAGGAAACATGACTTGCACACAGAAGCCGCTCACCTCCCGCTcggttgaggttgccagAGACCTGGACCGTGAACGTGTTGCTCAGTCTCCCATTCTGAGCGCGCTGGGAGGCTATCACTATCCCCAGCCAAAGTCGGACCCAAACATTCAGAGACAGCGGTGCGCCGTAGAGCTTGACGAGAGGCCGCAGACGGCCCACCGCGTGGAAGACCTGCCCGAGGTAAAGACACCACAGCAACGCCAGCGACGGGTTTCCCTGTTGGAGCCGTCTCCAAGGACACAGTTCCCGTTGTGCCAGCCTACTCCTCCCATAGCCGAAGTCGACCCCGCCCTCATCCCTTGTCCTCCATCGCCCGAGGACGATGTGTTCCACCCCGAGCCCCTTTCACGAGGAGAGACCGTGGTGACGATGAAATCATCTAGTTCGGCTTCCATTGGCGCCTTGACGACACCTCTCACAAGCCCCAGCGAGGCGGCGAGCCCAGTCTATGGAATCAACTCGCAGCCTGCCAAGGATGCTACAGAGCACATGCTTGCCTTCCAGTCGGATCCTTCCTTGCCGGCTCTTCTTAGCAGCACCAGCTCTGTTTCGGCCGACCTGGAGGGCGAATTCCTCGGCAACCccggggttgttggtggacaCACGGTGATTGACACAACCGACACAATCACACCGCCAGCCTTTTCGAAAGAGCCAGCCTTGGGATTCCCTCTCGAGGACCAAACCCGGAAGGATATCGTTAACCTCAGACTAGACGAGAGAGCCCGGCCAGCCAGCGCCATGGAGACCAGCCGAGGCCGTCAAGTATCGCGGAATCACCACGCtgaccaccatcaagatgaTGACAGTGACAGTGATGAGGGACTGGTCATGGCCAAATCGAAGAAGCGCCACCCGCCTCGGGAGAATCAGTCGGTGGGCCGGTTAATCGTAACCACCCGCCGGAGAGACACCAACGCCAGTATTGGCAGCACCGAAACTGCCAAGAAGATCATTGTCGATGACGAGTGA